In Pedobacter sp. W3I1, one DNA window encodes the following:
- a CDS encoding efflux RND transporter periplasmic adaptor subunit → MNSYLKLMCSGIATLFVFSGCNHSAPAETVDEPSPITPVQVTTVRDSALSEYVELSAVSAYLEKSFVKANINGYVESAQAVLGKQVGSHQLLFSLITKEAKSIGNSVNKLDAGFKFSGISNIRADQAGTIIQVNHQKGDYVQDGEALATISNRNSLVFLLDLPYEYNRLINQNRSLAILLPDGTKMTGTVSGTMPSVDSSAQTQRYILKVGAGKDIPEGLIAKVRLIKVNHTQAQVLPKSAVLANETEDEFWVMKLINDSTAVKINVKKGIESQNTIEVLDPKFSKTDRIITTGNYGIADTAKVKIQK, encoded by the coding sequence ATGAATAGCTATCTGAAATTAATGTGTAGTGGTATTGCCACCCTGTTTGTTTTTTCGGGATGTAATCATTCTGCCCCGGCAGAAACTGTAGATGAGCCCTCGCCAATTACACCGGTTCAGGTGACTACCGTTCGGGATAGTGCGCTTTCTGAATATGTAGAACTTTCGGCAGTTTCGGCCTATCTGGAAAAAAGTTTTGTAAAGGCAAATATCAACGGTTATGTAGAAAGTGCCCAGGCCGTATTGGGCAAGCAGGTGGGGAGCCATCAATTGTTGTTTAGTTTAATTACCAAAGAAGCGAAATCGATTGGCAATAGTGTAAATAAGCTTGATGCCGGGTTTAAATTTTCTGGCATTTCCAATATCAGAGCCGATCAGGCCGGAACAATTATTCAGGTAAATCATCAAAAAGGAGATTATGTGCAGGATGGAGAAGCTTTGGCCACCATCAGCAACCGCAATAGTTTGGTTTTTCTGCTCGATCTGCCTTACGAATACAATCGGCTGATCAATCAGAATAGAAGCCTGGCTATCCTGTTGCCCGATGGAACCAAAATGACCGGAACGGTTTCAGGAACGATGCCTTCTGTTGACTCATCAGCGCAGACCCAACGCTATATCCTTAAAGTAGGGGCAGGCAAAGATATTCCCGAAGGTTTGATTGCAAAAGTGAGGTTAATAAAAGTAAACCATACGCAGGCTCAGGTATTGCCAAAATCGGCGGTGTTGGCCAACGAAACCGAAGATGAGTTTTGGGTAATGAAACTGATTAACGATTCAACGGCGGTAAAGATAAACGTGAAAAAAGGCATCGAAAGCCAAAATACAATTGAAGTGCTCGACCCTAAATTTTCGAAAACAGACCGGATCATTACCACTGGGAATTATGGAATAGCCGATACCGCCAAAGTTAAAATCCAGAAGTAG